The genomic DNA GCCCTTGATGGGCCCACTGCTTCGACATCCACCAGCTTCTCAAAGGTGTGGGAAGGCTTGTGGTCTTTTCCTCTGGTCCAGTAAAAGTTCAAGGCACAGTGGGTGAGCTGTGTGGTAACCTCCGGTTAGCTACAGGAGAAGTGTGTGTGCCTGGCGCCCTCTCGTGGCCAGTCGGTCAACAAGCTGAGGAAATGGGATGCCCCTATCTCCCCAGTGATCTTTCTAGAACACAACtgcccttcctttcctgcctgccCTTCCCTGCCTGAACCCCGCATTGTCCTGGTCCTGAGCACTAGCCCCAAACTCCTCACAGCCTAGTTTACTTCTCTATACCCTCTCGGATCCCTCCTCCCACCACATTCCAAACATTTCATATCTTGGCAAGCCGTGCTGTCTACTCTGTTGGGGTGTCTGTCCTCTTGTCTCCAGGGAACTAACCCCTCCCCCAGTCCTCTAGTTCCCCCGACCCAGGGTGAGcaagcctctctttctttctgaagatGTGTCTCAGGCATGATTTATGCCCTCAAGGCAGGCATTCATCAAAGGATAGCCTTAGTGTACCCATCAATAACTGGATGGTCCAATGGCTCCTGTGATGCTCCCTTCAGCTCTACAGCTCCACCCCGCTGCCAGCCCTTCCTTACCATAGATCTTGAAGGCATAGTTTGCCTTGAGCTCTCGGGGCGCTGACTCGCAGAGCACAGAGAACATATCCACAAAGTCATTGAAGGTGAGGTTCCCCTCGCCATCCTCAGAGAAGGCCTCCACAATCCTCTCCTTGAAGGGATTCTCCTAAAGACAAGCACAGCCATCACTGGGGGTAGGTGAGGCAGGCAGGGCCCTCAGGccagtctgagggcagcctgtgACAGCTGGCAGGCATGGCCTCTGGAGTGAGGCAATAAACACAGCTACTTACTTAATGGGGTCATTGGAGGAGTTGCCAAGTCAGAGTGCACAAGGCCTTGATCCAGGACCTGGCTCAGCAAGCATGTTCCCATGCCACACAGGGTACATACATGCGCACAGCAAGCTGAGTGTGCCAACTGTCTCAGTTTTCAGAGGCACACACAGGCTCCTTCCTCCACCTACTGGGCAGTGTCCCCAGCAAAGGAACTGGTCCATGGACAACTGCTCCATGAAGCCCTCGCTCCAGGCTAATTCAGACCGGACAGGTGAGAAATGGAAGTCAGGCCACAACATGTCAGATAATTGGAAACAACACAAGCAGCAAGAGGTAGTCCTGATGcctcctccagccccacagcccatTTGTTCTCATTTCCAGCACTGCCTCTGCTCCTTCCGGTAAGGCCGAATTGTCTAGGGCCCACAGTGCTTTCATCACAGCTGCTCAGCCTGGATCAACTCTGGAGACAAAGTCTCTGCAGTGCCTCACATTCTCCATGACACTCAGCCTGGTCCCCTACTCCCTTGAGGACAGGCAGTGCTCTCCAGGGCCAGCCTTGTGCTCATCATCTCTCAGGACAGAGTCAGGATGCAGGTCCAAGGGGGATGCCATGTAGCTCTCTCACCCTACTGTAATCCATACATCCCAGGCCTGCCAAGTTCCACTGCACTGTGGAATCATGACCAATGCTCTCTTACTGTGGGAGAGTCCTCTGTATAGCCCATGTGAAGAAATCAGGAAACTTTTCATGTCTAGGCGACATCACAACCCTGGGAGCTGGCAGAGCCTACCGCACATAGCCCAAACCCAAATGAGCATTCTAAAAAAAACTCCCAGCAACTTTGGGTCTTAGATGTGCCACTAGAGATGACCAAGAATCCATGACCAGacatgggggaagagagaaaaatggtcTGAGAGAACCAAAGGCTGCTGTGTACGGCCCGGGCGACTCCACATAGGCATATACAGGTGGGCACAGGCCAATGGCTGGGCAGCAGGAAGCCACAGATGCACAGTACACCTCCCAAGCCCCACACCCTTCATAACTCATGTGTGCAAAGTACACATTGgggaactgaggcacagagcgCTTCTGCGGTCAGGGCAACACATTCTCAGTGAGTAGAGGCAGACTTCAGTCTGGGTCTGGGCCTCTGCTCCATGCCCGGATGTGGAATCCCCCTGCTCTGCTCCAGCATCCGAGGCAGCGGCCTCTCACATACCCGGAGCTCCGGCATCTGTATGATGAGGCTCATGGGCACGTGGACGATGGGACTCTTCCTGTAGTCCATCGGTACCAGGTTGGGGGCCAGCTCATAGAACCGCGCATGGAGCCTTtaagagaagcaaaggagaagcACTTAAAGGCTGCCAGTACCAAGCCCCATGATCCAGTGCTACCCTGTCTGGGCTTAGAAAAACAGTCCTTATCCAGGATCTAGTGAGGGGATAGTAGGGGGCAGGGGTCGTCTGCTCTGTCCACAGTGGTCACAACTTAAAGGGGGAGCAGGTTCTGCCCAAATCCCTGTGCTGATGACCCAACCGCCTAGGCCCTCCTTGCTTCTGACACACCATACTTGCACCAGCACAACTGACCTCCCCTCTACTTCCTCCCCAGTCCCCAGCTAGGCGACTATCTCCCaccactctctttctctgtctctctcatcctatctccccttcctctccctcttcccacacCCCGACCTGATTTGGTCTCTCTTAAGTCTTTTATACTgtactggcaagatggctcattgggtgaAGATGCTTTCTGTCAACAaacaccctgagtttgatccctgagacacacatggtggaaggagagaaccaacccccacAGCTATCCTACAAcctccacattctctctctctctctctctctctctctctctctctctctctctctctctctctctctctctctcacacacacacacacacacacacacacacacacacacacacagataaataaatgggtttttcgagatagggtctctctgtgtagccttgactgtcctggactcactttgtagaccaggctggcctcgaactcacagagatccacctgcctctgcctcccgagtgctgggattaaaggtgtgcaccaccacgcctggcttaaataatttttttttttctaaaaggagttttttttttttgtatgttttaggCACTGTGCCTGACATTTGTCATCTTAATCCCCTGCTCATCACCGTGCAGGCAACACATCATGACCCCAGTTTGCAGCTAAGCAAGCTGAGGTCTGGGA from Acomys russatus chromosome 14, mAcoRus1.1, whole genome shotgun sequence includes the following:
- the Cib2 gene encoding calcium and integrin-binding family member 2 isoform X2: MDYRKSPIVHVPMSLIIQMPELRENPFKERIVEAFSEDGEGNLTFNDFVDMFSVLCESAPRELKANYAFKIYDFNTDNFICKEDLELTLARLTKSELDEDEVVLVCDKVIEEADLDGDGKLGFADFEDMIAKAPDFLSTFHIRI